In Paramisgurnus dabryanus chromosome 14, PD_genome_1.1, whole genome shotgun sequence, one genomic interval encodes:
- the phf20a gene encoding PHD finger protein 20 isoform X2, with protein MKTPPNRRGITFVVGAALEARDSLENWYAANIEKIDYDDEKVLIHYRQWSHRYDEWFDWTSPYLRPMERVQLRRQGLQEDSFIPVSHRLCPSKMPGFHVNDKVLASWSDCRFYPAKVLTVNKDASYTVKFYDGVIQTVKGIHVKPFIIERRKKLPDRNAAKPQVKKTENVKKIQDNAADSVKETEEHSDRVPEEEEDEVSDMEGDEGDQKKSRNTGQKTEKHVVENMSVKEENVERERVCEQIGQHNYSKSFLKKDLGHEEKDEETVVKIEDNGMVFDSCINFNEGMVTGNRNEEAEVQAKQKEKEVKGFPNGKKSRRQRVRGKRRLSMGRRSRPSKKIKTDSDKNCPNDCKSTPVVNDNTAVGHGPETEPLLLTQPSNGTMPTSQWQSETSKPTVRKQAFHNPNRFSREPLYRVVRNQPPPVLSINLDHNPYKCSAPGCMKSFRKAKLLHYHMKYYHGDDRPIDEDLGVNRDNQTDVIGQQAALVNHDGSKKKCIALSALRVCNKAGAQMTVKRRSSAPPAVSAQSYQQSLKEKTREKLDSKKQRCLNKERERRFVEIANLKECDRPKEKSRDFLQIKLKKKKKMRMTTSDEDSISDWSSDSCGWSDDEIGVDLGIMPSPLSCSSVASTTGRRDNVRCVCEAEEENDFMLQCEECLYWQHGTCMGLLEENVPEQYTCFICRDSPGLIRGQRSSLRYWYDTDWLNTGHMYGLSFLENYSHQNGKKIAATHQLLGDIQHVVEVLNGLQLKISVLQSQAHPDLKLWQNPWKLSGRSRMKSTAVSDSKPVSPLASPEASLHKDFISSSFQNYISSEHCYQKPHALHQVLEPRLVLKTRVDSEMEDRLYNTKTLLKNEQYCSGEIQAALFKSSSNKLANQSKETGKEHVVVADGGGDMGGAQQQQWKINLLDHIEAVQEEVTDRMDFIERELDVLENWLDCTGELEPPEPLDRLPELKHSVKELLNELGKVQQIAVVCAT; from the exons ATGAAAACACCTCCTAACAGACGAGGGATTACTTTTGTGGTGGGCGCTGCACTTGAAGCACGGGACAGTCTTGAGAACTG GTATGCTGCCAACATTGAAAAGATTGACTATGATGATGAGAAAGTTTTAATTCACTATCGTCAGTGGAGCCATCGTTATGATGAATGGTTTGACTGGACCAGTCCCTATCTGAGACCTATGGAGAGAGTTCAGCTGAGGAGACAGGGTCTGCAGGAGGACAGTTTTATCCCTGTGAGTCACAGACTGTGCCCTTCCAAAATGCCG GGATTTCATGTGAATGACAAAGTTCTTGCCAGTTGGTCTGATTGTCGATTTTATCCAGCAAAAGTCTTGACTGTCAATAAAGACG CTTCCTATACCGTTAAGTTTTATGACGGTGTCATCCAGACTGTCAAAGGGATACATGTCAAACCATTCATCATAGAG AGAAGGAAGAAATTACCTGACAGAAACGCAGCAAAGCCTCAGgtgaaaaaaactgaaaatgtcaAGAAAATACAGGATAATGCAGCCGACAGTGTTAAAGAAACAGAAGAACACTCCGACCGTGTTCCTGAGGAAGAGGAGGACGAAGTCTCAGATATGGAGGGAGATGAAGGTGACCAGAAGAAAAGCAGAAACACCGGCCAAAAGACTGAGAAACATGTGGTGGAAAATATGAGTGTCAAGGAGGAAAAtgtggaaagagagagagtctgtgagcaaataggGCAGCACAACTACAGTAAGTCATTTCTAAAGAAGGATTTAGGGCACGAGGAGAAAGATGAAGAGACTGTGGTGAAAATAGAGGACAATGGTATGGTGTTTGACTCGTGCATTAATTTTAATGAGGGGATGGTAACGGGAAACCGGAATGAGGAAGCAGAAGTCCAggcaaaacaaaaagaaaaggAAGTCAAAGGTTTTCCTAATGGCAAAAAGTCACGGAGGCAGCGGGTTCGAG gGAAGAGGAGATTATCGATGGGAAGAAGGAGCCGTCCCTCCAAAAAAATCAAAACGGATTCAG ACAAAAATTGTCCTAATGATTGCAAGTCCACACCTGTGGTAAACGATAACACAGCTGTAGGACATGGACCAGAGACTGAACCATTACTTTTGACACAACCGTCCAACGGCACAATGCCCACATCTCAGTGGCAATCGGAAACCTCCAAGCCTACAG TTCGGAAGCAAGCATTTCACAACCCAAATCGCTTTAGCAGAGAGCCAT TGTACAGAGTTGTTCGAAACCAGCCACCACCAGTACTCTCAATCAACTTGGACCATAATCCATATAAATGCAGTGCTCCTGGCTGTATGAAGTCCTTCCGGAAAGCTAAGCTCCTGCACTATCATATGAAGTATTACCATGGAGATGATCGTCCCATTGATGAGGATCTTGGAGTGAATAGAGACAATCAGACCGATGTCATCGGTCAACAGGCGGCACTTGTGAATCATGATGGTTCCAAGAAAAAGTGCATTGCGTTGTCTGCACTGCGTGTGTGCAATAAGGCTGGTGCACAGATGACCGTAAAGAGACGTTCTTCAGCTCCCCCTGCAGTCAGTGCACAAAGTTACCAGCAGTCACTGAAGGAGAAGACCAGAGAGAAACTAGACAGCAAGAAGCAGAGATGCTTAaacaaagaaagagagagaagatTTGTGGAAATAG CTAATCTGAAGGAATGTGACAGGCCTAAAGAGAAGTCGAGAGATTTCCTGCAAATCAAgttgaagaaaaagaaaaagatgaGAATGACCACATCAG ATGAGGATAGCATTTCTGATTGGTCCTCTGACAGCTGTGGGTGGAGTGATGATGAAATAGGGGTGGACCTGGGTATCATGCCCTCACCTCTCAGTTGTAGCTCAGTTGCCTCAACTACTGGAAGACGGGATAATGTCCGCTGTGTGTGTGAAGCGGAAGAGGAAAATGACTTTATGTTACAA TGTGAAGAGTGTCTATACTGGCAGCACGGGACCTGCATGGGACTCCTTGAAGAGAACGTTCCAGAACAGTACACTTGCTTCATTTGCCGTGATTCTCCAG GACTGATCAGAGGTCAGAGGTCGAGTTTGCGGTACTGGTATGACACAGACTGGCTTAACACGGGCCATATGTACGGCCTTTCTTTCCTGGAGAATTACTCCCATCAAAATGGCAAGAAGATCGCAGCCACTCATCAGCTATTAGGGGACATTCAGCATGTGGTGGAAGTGCTCAACGGTCTACAGCTAAAAATCAGCGTCCTTCA GAGCCAGGCTCATCCAGACCTCAAGTTGTGGCAAAATCCAtggaaactgtctgggagatcTAGGATGAAAAGCACTGCTGTCTCAGACTCAAAACCAGTTTCTCCATTAGCATCCCCAGAGGCCAGTCTACATAAAGATTTCATATCATCATCCTTTCAGAACTACATTAGCAGCGAGCACTGTTACCAAAAGCCACATGCATTGCACCAGGTATTGGAGCCAAGGTTGGTGCTAAAGACCCGGGTTGACTCAGAAATGGAAGACAGATTGTACAACACAAAGACTCTGTTGAAGAATGAACAATACTGTAGTGGAGAGATTCAGGCGGCACTCTTTAAGTCTTCTAGTAATAAACTGGCCAACCAAAGCAAG GAAACAGGAAAGGAGCATGTGGTGGTTGCTGATGGAGGCGGGGATATGGGCGGAGCTCAGCAGCAGCAGTGGAAGATCAATTTGCTGGATCATATCGAGGCTGTACAAGAAGAGGTTACAGACAGGATGGACTTCATCGAAAGGGAGCTTGATG TGCTTGAAAACTGGCTGGACTGCACGGGTGAGTTGGAACCACCAGAACCTTTGGATCGTCTGCCTGAACTGAAGCATAGCGTTAAGGAGCTGCTGAATGAACTGGGAAAAGTACAGCAGATTGCTGTGGTTTGCGCCACGTAA
- the phf20a gene encoding PHD finger protein 20 isoform X3, which produces MKTPPNRRGITFVVGAALEARDSLENWYAANIEKIDYDDEKVLIHYRQWSHRYDEWFDWTSPYLRPMERVQLRRQGLQEDSFIPGFHVNDKVLASWSDCRFYPAKVLTVNKDASYTVKFYDGVIQTVKGIHVKPFIIERRKKLPDRNAAKPQVKKTENVKKIQDNAADSVKETEEHSDRVPEEEEDEVSDMEGDEGDQKKSRNTGQKTEKHVVENMSVKEENVERERVCEQIGQHNYSKSFLKKDLGHEEKDEETVVKIEDNGMVFDSCINFNEGMVTGNRNEEAEVQAKQKEKEVKGFPNGKKSRRQRVRGKRRLSMGRRSRPSKKIKTDSDKNCPNDCKSTPVVNDNTAVGHGPETEPLLLTQPSNGTMPTSQWQSETSKPTVRKQAFHNPNRFSREPLYRVVRNQPPPVLSINLDHNPYKCSAPGCMKSFRKAKLLHYHMKYYHGDDRPIDEDLGVNRDNQTDVIGQQAALVNHDGSKKKCIALSALRVCNKAGAQMTVKRRSSAPPAVSAQSYQQSLKEKTREKLDSKKQRCLNKERERRFVEIANLKECDRPKEKSRDFLQIKLKKKKKMRMTTSDEDSISDWSSDSCGWSDDEIGVDLGIMPSPLSCSSVASTTGRRDNVRCVCEAEEENDFMLQCEECLYWQHGTCMGLLEENVPEQYTCFICRDSPGLIRGQRSSLRYWYDTDWLNTGHMYGLSFLENYSHQNGKKIAATHQLLGDIQHVVEVLNGLQLKISVLQSQAHPDLKLWQNPWKLSGRSRMKSTAVSDSKPVSPLASPEASLHKDFISSSFQNYISSEHCYQKPHALHQVLEPRLVLKTRVDSEMEDRLYNTKTLLKNEQYCSGEIQAALFKSSSNKLANQSKETGKEHVVVADGGGDMGGAQQQQWKINLLDHIEAVQEEVTDRMDFIERELDVLENWLDCTGELEPPEPLDRLPELKHSVKELLNELGKVQQIAVVCAT; this is translated from the exons ATGAAAACACCTCCTAACAGACGAGGGATTACTTTTGTGGTGGGCGCTGCACTTGAAGCACGGGACAGTCTTGAGAACTG GTATGCTGCCAACATTGAAAAGATTGACTATGATGATGAGAAAGTTTTAATTCACTATCGTCAGTGGAGCCATCGTTATGATGAATGGTTTGACTGGACCAGTCCCTATCTGAGACCTATGGAGAGAGTTCAGCTGAGGAGACAGGGTCTGCAGGAGGACAGTTTTATCCCT GGATTTCATGTGAATGACAAAGTTCTTGCCAGTTGGTCTGATTGTCGATTTTATCCAGCAAAAGTCTTGACTGTCAATAAAGACG CTTCCTATACCGTTAAGTTTTATGACGGTGTCATCCAGACTGTCAAAGGGATACATGTCAAACCATTCATCATAGAG AGAAGGAAGAAATTACCTGACAGAAACGCAGCAAAGCCTCAGgtgaaaaaaactgaaaatgtcaAGAAAATACAGGATAATGCAGCCGACAGTGTTAAAGAAACAGAAGAACACTCCGACCGTGTTCCTGAGGAAGAGGAGGACGAAGTCTCAGATATGGAGGGAGATGAAGGTGACCAGAAGAAAAGCAGAAACACCGGCCAAAAGACTGAGAAACATGTGGTGGAAAATATGAGTGTCAAGGAGGAAAAtgtggaaagagagagagtctgtgagcaaataggGCAGCACAACTACAGTAAGTCATTTCTAAAGAAGGATTTAGGGCACGAGGAGAAAGATGAAGAGACTGTGGTGAAAATAGAGGACAATGGTATGGTGTTTGACTCGTGCATTAATTTTAATGAGGGGATGGTAACGGGAAACCGGAATGAGGAAGCAGAAGTCCAggcaaaacaaaaagaaaaggAAGTCAAAGGTTTTCCTAATGGCAAAAAGTCACGGAGGCAGCGGGTTCGAG gGAAGAGGAGATTATCGATGGGAAGAAGGAGCCGTCCCTCCAAAAAAATCAAAACGGATTCAG ACAAAAATTGTCCTAATGATTGCAAGTCCACACCTGTGGTAAACGATAACACAGCTGTAGGACATGGACCAGAGACTGAACCATTACTTTTGACACAACCGTCCAACGGCACAATGCCCACATCTCAGTGGCAATCGGAAACCTCCAAGCCTACAG TTCGGAAGCAAGCATTTCACAACCCAAATCGCTTTAGCAGAGAGCCAT TGTACAGAGTTGTTCGAAACCAGCCACCACCAGTACTCTCAATCAACTTGGACCATAATCCATATAAATGCAGTGCTCCTGGCTGTATGAAGTCCTTCCGGAAAGCTAAGCTCCTGCACTATCATATGAAGTATTACCATGGAGATGATCGTCCCATTGATGAGGATCTTGGAGTGAATAGAGACAATCAGACCGATGTCATCGGTCAACAGGCGGCACTTGTGAATCATGATGGTTCCAAGAAAAAGTGCATTGCGTTGTCTGCACTGCGTGTGTGCAATAAGGCTGGTGCACAGATGACCGTAAAGAGACGTTCTTCAGCTCCCCCTGCAGTCAGTGCACAAAGTTACCAGCAGTCACTGAAGGAGAAGACCAGAGAGAAACTAGACAGCAAGAAGCAGAGATGCTTAaacaaagaaagagagagaagatTTGTGGAAATAG CTAATCTGAAGGAATGTGACAGGCCTAAAGAGAAGTCGAGAGATTTCCTGCAAATCAAgttgaagaaaaagaaaaagatgaGAATGACCACATCAG ATGAGGATAGCATTTCTGATTGGTCCTCTGACAGCTGTGGGTGGAGTGATGATGAAATAGGGGTGGACCTGGGTATCATGCCCTCACCTCTCAGTTGTAGCTCAGTTGCCTCAACTACTGGAAGACGGGATAATGTCCGCTGTGTGTGTGAAGCGGAAGAGGAAAATGACTTTATGTTACAA TGTGAAGAGTGTCTATACTGGCAGCACGGGACCTGCATGGGACTCCTTGAAGAGAACGTTCCAGAACAGTACACTTGCTTCATTTGCCGTGATTCTCCAG GACTGATCAGAGGTCAGAGGTCGAGTTTGCGGTACTGGTATGACACAGACTGGCTTAACACGGGCCATATGTACGGCCTTTCTTTCCTGGAGAATTACTCCCATCAAAATGGCAAGAAGATCGCAGCCACTCATCAGCTATTAGGGGACATTCAGCATGTGGTGGAAGTGCTCAACGGTCTACAGCTAAAAATCAGCGTCCTTCA GAGCCAGGCTCATCCAGACCTCAAGTTGTGGCAAAATCCAtggaaactgtctgggagatcTAGGATGAAAAGCACTGCTGTCTCAGACTCAAAACCAGTTTCTCCATTAGCATCCCCAGAGGCCAGTCTACATAAAGATTTCATATCATCATCCTTTCAGAACTACATTAGCAGCGAGCACTGTTACCAAAAGCCACATGCATTGCACCAGGTATTGGAGCCAAGGTTGGTGCTAAAGACCCGGGTTGACTCAGAAATGGAAGACAGATTGTACAACACAAAGACTCTGTTGAAGAATGAACAATACTGTAGTGGAGAGATTCAGGCGGCACTCTTTAAGTCTTCTAGTAATAAACTGGCCAACCAAAGCAAG GAAACAGGAAAGGAGCATGTGGTGGTTGCTGATGGAGGCGGGGATATGGGCGGAGCTCAGCAGCAGCAGTGGAAGATCAATTTGCTGGATCATATCGAGGCTGTACAAGAAGAGGTTACAGACAGGATGGACTTCATCGAAAGGGAGCTTGATG TGCTTGAAAACTGGCTGGACTGCACGGGTGAGTTGGAACCACCAGAACCTTTGGATCGTCTGCCTGAACTGAAGCATAGCGTTAAGGAGCTGCTGAATGAACTGGGAAAAGTACAGCAGATTGCTGTGGTTTGCGCCACGTAA
- the phf20a gene encoding PHD finger protein 20 isoform X1, which translates to MKTPPNRRGITFVVGAALEARDSLENWYAANIEKIDYDDEKVLIHYRQWSHRYDEWFDWTSPYLRPMERVQLRRQGLQEDSFIPVSHRLCPSKMPGFHVNDKVLASWSDCRFYPAKVLTVNKDASYTVKFYDGVIQTVKGIHVKPFIIERRKKLPDRNAAKPQVKKTENVKKIQDNAADSVKETEEHSDRVPEEEEDEVSDMEGDEGDQKKSRNTGQKTEKHVVENMSVKEENVERERVCEQIGQHNYSKSFLKKDLGHEEKDEETVVKIEDNGMVFDSCINFNEGMVTGNRNEEAEVQAKQKEKEVKGFPNGKKSRRQRVRGKRRLSMGRRSRPSKKIKTDSDKNCPNDCKSTPVVNDNTAVGHGPETEPLLLTQPSNGTMPTSQWQSETSKPTVRKQAFHNPNRFSREPLYRVVRNQPPPVLSINLDHNPYKCSAPGCMKSFRKAKLLHYHMKYYHGDDRPIDEDLGVNRDNQTDVIGQQAALVNHDGSKKKCIALSALRVCNKAGAQMTVKRRSSAPPAVSAQSYQQSLKEKTREKLDSKKQRCLNKERERRFVEIANLKECDRPKEKSRDFLQIKLKKKKKMRMTTSDEDSISDWSSDSCGWSDDEIGVDLGIMPSPLSCSSVASTTGRRDNVRCVCEAEEENDFMLQCEECLYWQHGTCMGLLEENVPEQYTCFICRDSPGWQTHTGLIRGQRSSLRYWYDTDWLNTGHMYGLSFLENYSHQNGKKIAATHQLLGDIQHVVEVLNGLQLKISVLQSQAHPDLKLWQNPWKLSGRSRMKSTAVSDSKPVSPLASPEASLHKDFISSSFQNYISSEHCYQKPHALHQVLEPRLVLKTRVDSEMEDRLYNTKTLLKNEQYCSGEIQAALFKSSSNKLANQSKETGKEHVVVADGGGDMGGAQQQQWKINLLDHIEAVQEEVTDRMDFIERELDVLENWLDCTGELEPPEPLDRLPELKHSVKELLNELGKVQQIAVVCAT; encoded by the exons ATGAAAACACCTCCTAACAGACGAGGGATTACTTTTGTGGTGGGCGCTGCACTTGAAGCACGGGACAGTCTTGAGAACTG GTATGCTGCCAACATTGAAAAGATTGACTATGATGATGAGAAAGTTTTAATTCACTATCGTCAGTGGAGCCATCGTTATGATGAATGGTTTGACTGGACCAGTCCCTATCTGAGACCTATGGAGAGAGTTCAGCTGAGGAGACAGGGTCTGCAGGAGGACAGTTTTATCCCTGTGAGTCACAGACTGTGCCCTTCCAAAATGCCG GGATTTCATGTGAATGACAAAGTTCTTGCCAGTTGGTCTGATTGTCGATTTTATCCAGCAAAAGTCTTGACTGTCAATAAAGACG CTTCCTATACCGTTAAGTTTTATGACGGTGTCATCCAGACTGTCAAAGGGATACATGTCAAACCATTCATCATAGAG AGAAGGAAGAAATTACCTGACAGAAACGCAGCAAAGCCTCAGgtgaaaaaaactgaaaatgtcaAGAAAATACAGGATAATGCAGCCGACAGTGTTAAAGAAACAGAAGAACACTCCGACCGTGTTCCTGAGGAAGAGGAGGACGAAGTCTCAGATATGGAGGGAGATGAAGGTGACCAGAAGAAAAGCAGAAACACCGGCCAAAAGACTGAGAAACATGTGGTGGAAAATATGAGTGTCAAGGAGGAAAAtgtggaaagagagagagtctgtgagcaaataggGCAGCACAACTACAGTAAGTCATTTCTAAAGAAGGATTTAGGGCACGAGGAGAAAGATGAAGAGACTGTGGTGAAAATAGAGGACAATGGTATGGTGTTTGACTCGTGCATTAATTTTAATGAGGGGATGGTAACGGGAAACCGGAATGAGGAAGCAGAAGTCCAggcaaaacaaaaagaaaaggAAGTCAAAGGTTTTCCTAATGGCAAAAAGTCACGGAGGCAGCGGGTTCGAG gGAAGAGGAGATTATCGATGGGAAGAAGGAGCCGTCCCTCCAAAAAAATCAAAACGGATTCAG ACAAAAATTGTCCTAATGATTGCAAGTCCACACCTGTGGTAAACGATAACACAGCTGTAGGACATGGACCAGAGACTGAACCATTACTTTTGACACAACCGTCCAACGGCACAATGCCCACATCTCAGTGGCAATCGGAAACCTCCAAGCCTACAG TTCGGAAGCAAGCATTTCACAACCCAAATCGCTTTAGCAGAGAGCCAT TGTACAGAGTTGTTCGAAACCAGCCACCACCAGTACTCTCAATCAACTTGGACCATAATCCATATAAATGCAGTGCTCCTGGCTGTATGAAGTCCTTCCGGAAAGCTAAGCTCCTGCACTATCATATGAAGTATTACCATGGAGATGATCGTCCCATTGATGAGGATCTTGGAGTGAATAGAGACAATCAGACCGATGTCATCGGTCAACAGGCGGCACTTGTGAATCATGATGGTTCCAAGAAAAAGTGCATTGCGTTGTCTGCACTGCGTGTGTGCAATAAGGCTGGTGCACAGATGACCGTAAAGAGACGTTCTTCAGCTCCCCCTGCAGTCAGTGCACAAAGTTACCAGCAGTCACTGAAGGAGAAGACCAGAGAGAAACTAGACAGCAAGAAGCAGAGATGCTTAaacaaagaaagagagagaagatTTGTGGAAATAG CTAATCTGAAGGAATGTGACAGGCCTAAAGAGAAGTCGAGAGATTTCCTGCAAATCAAgttgaagaaaaagaaaaagatgaGAATGACCACATCAG ATGAGGATAGCATTTCTGATTGGTCCTCTGACAGCTGTGGGTGGAGTGATGATGAAATAGGGGTGGACCTGGGTATCATGCCCTCACCTCTCAGTTGTAGCTCAGTTGCCTCAACTACTGGAAGACGGGATAATGTCCGCTGTGTGTGTGAAGCGGAAGAGGAAAATGACTTTATGTTACAA TGTGAAGAGTGTCTATACTGGCAGCACGGGACCTGCATGGGACTCCTTGAAGAGAACGTTCCAGAACAGTACACTTGCTTCATTTGCCGTGATTCTCCAGGTTGGCAGACACATACAG GACTGATCAGAGGTCAGAGGTCGAGTTTGCGGTACTGGTATGACACAGACTGGCTTAACACGGGCCATATGTACGGCCTTTCTTTCCTGGAGAATTACTCCCATCAAAATGGCAAGAAGATCGCAGCCACTCATCAGCTATTAGGGGACATTCAGCATGTGGTGGAAGTGCTCAACGGTCTACAGCTAAAAATCAGCGTCCTTCA GAGCCAGGCTCATCCAGACCTCAAGTTGTGGCAAAATCCAtggaaactgtctgggagatcTAGGATGAAAAGCACTGCTGTCTCAGACTCAAAACCAGTTTCTCCATTAGCATCCCCAGAGGCCAGTCTACATAAAGATTTCATATCATCATCCTTTCAGAACTACATTAGCAGCGAGCACTGTTACCAAAAGCCACATGCATTGCACCAGGTATTGGAGCCAAGGTTGGTGCTAAAGACCCGGGTTGACTCAGAAATGGAAGACAGATTGTACAACACAAAGACTCTGTTGAAGAATGAACAATACTGTAGTGGAGAGATTCAGGCGGCACTCTTTAAGTCTTCTAGTAATAAACTGGCCAACCAAAGCAAG GAAACAGGAAAGGAGCATGTGGTGGTTGCTGATGGAGGCGGGGATATGGGCGGAGCTCAGCAGCAGCAGTGGAAGATCAATTTGCTGGATCATATCGAGGCTGTACAAGAAGAGGTTACAGACAGGATGGACTTCATCGAAAGGGAGCTTGATG TGCTTGAAAACTGGCTGGACTGCACGGGTGAGTTGGAACCACCAGAACCTTTGGATCGTCTGCCTGAACTGAAGCATAGCGTTAAGGAGCTGCTGAATGAACTGGGAAAAGTACAGCAGATTGCTGTGGTTTGCGCCACGTAA